The stretch of DNA AAGACAGAACATTGATGAGCAAAGATTCCAAGATCTACAGAAAGATTCTTATGGTAACACGGATTTTTCCTCTACCTCTGATACGTTTTCGACATCGAGCAGCTTCTGTCTAGCGTGAGCAAAGCGAACGCATCTGTCTTCTGACCTCTGTCCTCTGAAAGGATATCCGGATCGAGTAGATACCCTAACTGGTTTTTACAATCGAAACTTCAATGCGGAAGTTCGATTGTTATCGATACTATGTTAGTCAATAATTTTTATCGTAATGCTTTATGTTTTAATCATTTTAGGTGCATCATCTTCCGGTATTAAGGGTTGGAAAGCATATCGCTCGCTAACGAACCCAAAAATATTCAAAAATAATCAATTATTTTTAGGACTTTTACTAAGGTCTTGCGTCTATTTAAACGCTACCTAAGAGAGTCATTCGCTGCCGTTTTGATGGCATCGCACCTTGACTTTAAACGAAAAAATACTAATCCGATTCAAACATCAACGATTCGAAAATCGTATGTTTTTACTTGTGGATAATTAAGAGGATACTGGACGTGTTAGAAGATTTTGATATCATCGAGACAATTCAGGAAAACTCCAGTACGAACGTATATCGAGCGGTCTCCAAAGCTGATAGATCCCTTTCGTTTATTGTTAAAGTATTGGCTACGGAATATCCGGACACCCGGGATTTAGCACGAATTCGTCACGAATACGAATTAAGTAAAGAGCTCGATATAGAAGGAATCGTTAAGCCGTTAGAATTGCGTCGACATGGAAACGGATACGCCCTCATTTTGGCAGATATCAATGGGGTTTCTCTTCAAAGTATTATTAGGAAAAGAAAATTCAGTTCATTGGAATTTCTTAAATTAGCAATTCCATTGAGCAAAACATTGGGCGAAATACATGTGCAGGGCGTGATTCACAAGGACGTCAAGCCCGCCAATATCATCGTAAAGGACGGTCACGAAGTTTATATTACGGACTTCGGATTATCCACCCGATTAAGTCGGGAAAAAGCTCTTTATTCGGCGACTGCGGCTTTGGAGGGAACACTAACCTATATAGCTCCCGAACAGACCGGACGGATGAACCGAAATACTGATAGTAGATCCGACCTTTATTCCTTGGGCATCACTTTTTACGAGATGCTGACGGGATCTCCTCCCTTTAAGTCGGAAGACGCGATCGATCTCATCCATAGCCATATTGCGAAAGTCCCGGCCAGCCCGCATGAGTTAGATTCCAAGATCGAATATCAACTTTCTAATATCGTAATGAAGCTGATTTCGAAAGCCGCAGAAGATAGGTATCAATCCGCCCTGGGTCTCGCCGCCGATTTGGAACGTTGCGGGCGTAATCTGGAAGAGGTAGGAAAAATTTCCGAATTTCAGTTAGGTCTTGAAGATTCGTCCGGTCGTCTTCAGATTCCTCAAAAACTCTATGGGCGCGCCGAGGAGGTCAAAACTTTACTTTCCGCCTTCGAAAGAGTGAGTCAAGGTGCTAGTGAACTTTTGCTGGTTCACGGTTATTCCGGTGTCGGAAAATCCGCTTTGGTTCATGAAGTTCATAAACCGATTACCGAAAAGAAAGGGCTTTTTATTTCCGGAAAATTCGACCAATTCCAAAGGGATATTCCCTATTATGCGATTCGCTTTGCACTGAAGGATTTATGCGAGTACTTGGTTACCGAAAGCGAAGAAGTCTTAGCGAACTGGAAATCGACGATTTTGAACGCCTTGGGAGCTAATGCGAGCGTCTTGATCGAGATAGTTCCCGAACTCGAATTGATTATAGGCAAGCAACCTGCCGCGCCCGAACTCAGTACGCAGGAATCGATCAGTAGGTTACACCAGGTTTTCCAAAATTTCGTCCGAGCTATCTCGAACCGGGAACATCCGTTGGTAATTTTTGTCGACGATCTTCAGTGGGCCGATTCCGGTTCGCTTAATCTTATCAAAATTTTACTCGCCGGAGCTGAAGAAAAGTATTTTCTCCTAATCGGAGCTTTTCGAGAGAACGAAGTGGACGGGACTCACGCTTTTTCGATGACTCTGGATGAAATAAGAAAGTCCGGCAGTTCGGTTCATTCTATCGCATTGAATCCGCTGCTGCGAGAAGACGTTAGCGACTTAACTATGGAATCTCTTGCTTCCGTGGAGCGGGAACTTATAACTCCTCTGGCCGAGCTTATATACTCGAAAACGGGAGGAAATGCTTTCTTTGTTAACGAGTTTTTAAAGAATCTATATGAAGAGAAATTGATCTATTTCGATTTCATGGAAAAGAATTGGATTTGGGATATTCGAAGTATCGAATCTAAAAATGTGACGAGTAACGTGGTTGAGCTGATGTCTCAGAAGATAGACAGGCTACCGGAAGAAACTAGAAGAATTCTTCAATTGGGAAGTTGCGTCGGGAGTAAGTTCTCACTGAAAATTATTTCCATCGTTTACGAAAAGAACGAACGGGAAACCTTACTCGATCTATGGAAATCCGTCGAAGAAGGGTTAATCCTTCCCTTGGATAATAATTATAAGATTCTTCAGGGGCAATCCAACGGGAATAAGACCGATATTGACCGTCAAAGATTAGAAGTCGACAGTATGCTCGACGCTCATTTTCAATTCCTCCACGACAAGGTGCAGGAGGCGGCCTATTCCGGAATAGGCGAGGATCGAAAAAGGGAAGTACATTTAAGGATCGGTAGGCTATTACTCGATCGAACCGAATCGAGCCAGTTGCCGGAACGGATATTTTCGATCGTAAACCAGTTTAATCTAGGGTCCGAATTGATTTTAGACGTATCTGAAAAATCTAAATTATGCGAACTGAATCTATTTGCCGGAAAGAAAGCCAAACAATCGAGCGCCCATAGCAGTGCCGTTACTTTTTTTAAGCAGGGTATCGCTCTTTTAAATGAAGCACACTGGAAACATCAGTATGATCTTTCCTTCGAATTATATTCCGAAAAAGCCGATTGCGAATATAGCGCCGCGCTGCTCGAGGACTGCGAACAGGACGTAAAAATCGCACTGGAGAATGCAATCGGGCAGGATCATAAAACTGCGATATATCAAATTTACCTTCATCTACTATATCAATTGAATCGTCATCGGGAAGGAATCGAGGTCGGTATCGACGCTCTGAAATATCTCGGTGTCAAGATTCCGAAAAACGTAAAGAAGGTTCATATAGCTCTTCTTTACGTTCGATTTAGAATCCTATTGGGCAGAAGAAAAGCCAGGGATTTGGTAGAATTGCCCGAAATCACCGATAGACGCATTTTTAACGTATGCGCGATTATTTACGACTTAGTTCCCTCCGCTTATCAAGTCTTTCCTGATTTAATGGGCTATATCAGCCTGCTCATGGCTATGTTTTGTTTAAAATACGGTAACTCAATTTACTCGGGTTTTGCTTTCGCTATGATAGGAGTAATAATGTCAGGGGTGACCAAAGAATTGGAAGGTGGCTTTAAATTCGCGGAACTAGCCGAGACACTTTCCGAAAAATTTTACGATATAAACGTAAAAGCGAAGGTCCATTTTGCAATCGGAAACTTTAATATACACTGGGTATTACCGATGCGCGAACATAAGTGGTACGTCGATATCGCTTTGAAGACGTCGTTAGAAGCTGGTACGATCAATTGGGCTGATTACTCGATGACTTTTTCGAGAATTCAAGGCATTTTCTTCAGCGATAAGAATCTGGAGTCCATTTTAGAGGAAAACGAAAAGATCTACGAAATGTATCTAAAGCACAAGGATCGAGAGGTGATTCTGAATCATTACCTGCTTCTGAATTTCTTAAACGATCTGATGATACGCGATAATAATTCGCCCGACCCATTTTCTTTCGATGAAGGCGATTATGAAAAGGAGATGCAAACTCCCGGAAATTTTACTATCCGAACTTATTTCCATACCTTAAAAATGATTCGGAATTTCATGCACGAAAATTGGGAATCTGCCCTATCGCACGGCTGGAACGGATTCAAGATCGTCCTAGAAGCAATGGGAAATATGCTGGATTTTCAAGTTCGTTACTATTTCGTACTTTCCTGCCTTTCTTATCAAATTTCTAGCAAGAAGTCCTTAAGCATTAAGTTTAAATTAGCGTACAAATTGAATCGGTTTTTGTTAGGATATTATAGTAAAAAAAACCCGGCCAATTTTTTGGCACACGATTTGTTGGTTTCCGCTTTGGAAGCCCAGCTAGAGGGAAGACACGATGCCGGAACTCTTTTCGAGAAAGCCGCTAAGGAATCGCATCATGCTCAATTTACGGTTAATGAAGCACTCGTAAATGAATACACTGCTAAGTTCTATATCGCAAACGGCATCGAAAAAGCGGCAACAGCATACATGACCGAAGCAGTATATTTATATTCGATTTGGGGAGCGAGCGCTAAAGTAAAACAACTCGAGGAGAATTACGGGTATTATATCAGGAAGCCCAATTCTCCCAAAATTGTGGAATCCGTAAGTTTACGGGAAACCCACTCTAGTACTAGTAATAATCGATCGAACACTCTAGACTTAACTACGATATTAAAAGCATCTCAGGCCGTGTCCGGCGAAATACGACTGGATAAACTTTTATCCGAATTGATGCAAAACCTAATTCAAAATACCGGAGCAGAAAAAGGCTTATTGATTCTGGAAGAAAATAGAAACTGGGTTATCCGAGCCGAAGGTAATGCGAACGGAAATATCGAAGTCCTAAGTTCCGAATCGTTATCGCAGAGTAAAAAAATCCCTCGGGCGATTATCAATTATGTTCTTAGAAGTAAGCAACCCCTCGTATTAAGTCGCGCTTGGCTAGATATTCAATTTCAAAACGACGCATATATTATAGAAGTGAAACCGCAATCGGTTCTTTGCGCTCCGATTATGAATCAAGGGAAATTAAGCGGAGCGGTTTATCTTGAAAATCGACTCACGGCGGATGCCTTTACTCCGGATCGCCTTCAAGTCGTTAATATACTTTCCTCTCAGGCGGCTATATCGCTTGAGAATTCTCTTTTATACGAAAACCTGGAAGAGAAAGTTCGAGAACGTACTAACGAATTATCCAAACTATTACTCGAAATCCGAGAACTCAAACATCAACAGGATGCGGATTATTTTCTTACGTCTTTACTACTTGAGCCGCTGGGAGAAAACAAAACCAGCGGAGAGAATGTAAAAATAGAATTCTTTTTAAGACAAAAAAAACACTTCACGTATAAGAATAACGAATATTCGATCGGCGGGGATCTTTGCGGTGCTCATAATATATTTTTAAAAAATAGAAAATACACCGTATTTATGAACGCGGACGCGATGGGTAAGTCCATTCAAGGCGCTGCAGGAGCTTTAATAACCGGTTCGGTCTTCGAATCGATCATTCAACGTACGAAGTTATCCGAATATTGGCAAAATTTTCCGCCTGAGCAATGGATTCGAAATAGTTTTATCGAACTTCAAAAAGTCTTCGAGAACCTTGAAGGGACGATGCTGATTTCGATACTAATAGGAGCTGTCGACGAATTAACTGGTACCGTATACACGATTAATTCTGATTACCCGGCTCCTATTCTATTTAGAAAAGGCAAGGCTCAGCACCTTCCTCCATCGAATTTCTTTTTAAAATTAGGAGTAAACCCCTTCATAATCAACGGAAATAGTAAAAACAATTCCCAAAAAATCGCAACTTACCTTTCCGTTGATGTGTTTTCCCTTCGGGACGGTGACATATTGATCACAGGTTCGGACGGAAAGGACGACATCGATTTACATTCCGATAAAGACGAACTTCCGGAAAAGAATCAGGATGAAAATATGATTCTCTCTTTGATCGAGGAATCTAACGTAGATTTGGAAAAACTATATGAATTGATACGAGGGAAAGGAGAATTAACGGACGATCTATCACTTATGCGGCTCTCATTCCATAAATTAAAAAAGGGTAAAACGGCCGTAACTCAAAATATTCTCTATACTTTGGATCAGTTTCGTCAAAAGCAAATCGCAAACGATTGGGAAGGAGCCATCGCGGAACTCAAGAAATCGTATAAGCTCGGATATAAACATCCTTCGCTTTTGAAGATGATGGCTCGGTTGTATTATAAATTAAAAAAATTCAGAGCGGCAAGTCTGATCGCGCATCGATATTTTCTGCTGCGGCCTGCCGATAACAGTAATCTATTCTTACTTTCTCTCTCCTTCTTTCAAATCGGCAGAATTTCTCGGGCGCTGGAAACCGCCGAAAGCCTCGTTTTGAGAAAAAGGGAACATGCGGGTTACCTAGTTCATTATGCGAATATTTTAGCGGCGACGGGCGATAAAACTGCCGAGTCGTTTCTTCAAAGAGCCGAATTATCCGATCCCGACCTTCCGTCTATTTCCAAGCTTCGAAAGAAAATAAATGAGAAGGTAAATCCCGTTAAATACGCTCGCAACGATATTCATGCTTCAATGAGCGCGGGTTCCCGTTAAAATATAAACCGCGATTTATGCCGGGAAGATAAATCGATTCCTCGTCCCGCTTATCAAGTCAAATCAACGGATAAAATTCATCGTACTCTGACAGAGCGGGATTTAGATGCTCGCCTTCAAAAGTAAATTAAAAGTATCTACTTTCTTTGTTATTGAAATATCCATCCGATCGTTAACGCAGTATAGGATTATCCGCTTTTATTAAATTTTCCGTTACTCACTCTCTTCTCCAGCATGTAATACAGAACGGGCAATGCAAAAAGAGTAATACCGGTACCGCTAATGAGTCCGTAAACGATCACAGTCGCGAGCGGTCTTTGAACGTCGCTACCGATTCCCGTTGCGACCGAGGCCGGAAGAAGTCCGAGGGCAGCAACCGTAGCAGTCATTAGAATCGGTCTCAATCGATTCGTGGCACCGGATATCACCGCGAGCTTTAACGGTACCTTATTAGCTATTAATTCGTTTAGATGCGAGACCATAATCACACCGTTTTGAATTGCGACTCCGAAGAGCGCTATAAAACCCACCGAGCTGGATACGTTTAAGGTCATTCCCCGCACTATTAATGCGATTAGGCCTCCGAGAAGGGCAGCGGGCACGATGGACAATAATAAAAATGCGTGTCTAAGATTTCCGAAGGCTACGTAAAGAAGCGTAAACATCACGCATAGTATAAGAGGAAGAATTATGGACAATCTTCGATTCGCTCTTTCTTGATTCTCGAGTTGACCTCCCCAAACTATTCTATATTTCTTAGAATCGTATTTTATTTTGTGAGAAATATTCTCCTTCGCTTCCGAAACGAAGGAAGACAGATCTCGTCCATGTAGATTAACTTTTACCGTTAAGTGTCTTTGATTGGATTCCCTTGTAATCGTACTTTCTCCCGTCGTTAATTTTACGTTCGCGACTTGAGAAACGGGAATTTT from Leptospira inadai serovar Lyme str. 10 encodes:
- a CDS encoding trifunctional serine/threonine-protein kinase/ATP-binding protein/SpoIIE family protein phosphatase, producing the protein MLEDFDIIETIQENSSTNVYRAVSKADRSLSFIVKVLATEYPDTRDLARIRHEYELSKELDIEGIVKPLELRRHGNGYALILADINGVSLQSIIRKRKFSSLEFLKLAIPLSKTLGEIHVQGVIHKDVKPANIIVKDGHEVYITDFGLSTRLSREKALYSATAALEGTLTYIAPEQTGRMNRNTDSRSDLYSLGITFYEMLTGSPPFKSEDAIDLIHSHIAKVPASPHELDSKIEYQLSNIVMKLISKAAEDRYQSALGLAADLERCGRNLEEVGKISEFQLGLEDSSGRLQIPQKLYGRAEEVKTLLSAFERVSQGASELLLVHGYSGVGKSALVHEVHKPITEKKGLFISGKFDQFQRDIPYYAIRFALKDLCEYLVTESEEVLANWKSTILNALGANASVLIEIVPELELIIGKQPAAPELSTQESISRLHQVFQNFVRAISNREHPLVIFVDDLQWADSGSLNLIKILLAGAEEKYFLLIGAFRENEVDGTHAFSMTLDEIRKSGSSVHSIALNPLLREDVSDLTMESLASVERELITPLAELIYSKTGGNAFFVNEFLKNLYEEKLIYFDFMEKNWIWDIRSIESKNVTSNVVELMSQKIDRLPEETRRILQLGSCVGSKFSLKIISIVYEKNERETLLDLWKSVEEGLILPLDNNYKILQGQSNGNKTDIDRQRLEVDSMLDAHFQFLHDKVQEAAYSGIGEDRKREVHLRIGRLLLDRTESSQLPERIFSIVNQFNLGSELILDVSEKSKLCELNLFAGKKAKQSSAHSSAVTFFKQGIALLNEAHWKHQYDLSFELYSEKADCEYSAALLEDCEQDVKIALENAIGQDHKTAIYQIYLHLLYQLNRHREGIEVGIDALKYLGVKIPKNVKKVHIALLYVRFRILLGRRKARDLVELPEITDRRIFNVCAIIYDLVPSAYQVFPDLMGYISLLMAMFCLKYGNSIYSGFAFAMIGVIMSGVTKELEGGFKFAELAETLSEKFYDINVKAKVHFAIGNFNIHWVLPMREHKWYVDIALKTSLEAGTINWADYSMTFSRIQGIFFSDKNLESILEENEKIYEMYLKHKDREVILNHYLLLNFLNDLMIRDNNSPDPFSFDEGDYEKEMQTPGNFTIRTYFHTLKMIRNFMHENWESALSHGWNGFKIVLEAMGNMLDFQVRYYFVLSCLSYQISSKKSLSIKFKLAYKLNRFLLGYYSKKNPANFLAHDLLVSALEAQLEGRHDAGTLFEKAAKESHHAQFTVNEALVNEYTAKFYIANGIEKAATAYMTEAVYLYSIWGASAKVKQLEENYGYYIRKPNSPKIVESVSLRETHSSTSNNRSNTLDLTTILKASQAVSGEIRLDKLLSELMQNLIQNTGAEKGLLILEENRNWVIRAEGNANGNIEVLSSESLSQSKKIPRAIINYVLRSKQPLVLSRAWLDIQFQNDAYIIEVKPQSVLCAPIMNQGKLSGAVYLENRLTADAFTPDRLQVVNILSSQAAISLENSLLYENLEEKVRERTNELSKLLLEIRELKHQQDADYFLTSLLLEPLGENKTSGENVKIEFFLRQKKHFTYKNNEYSIGGDLCGAHNIFLKNRKYTVFMNADAMGKSIQGAAGALITGSVFESIIQRTKLSEYWQNFPPEQWIRNSFIELQKVFENLEGTMLISILIGAVDELTGTVYTINSDYPAPILFRKGKAQHLPPSNFFLKLGVNPFIINGNSKNNSQKIATYLSVDVFSLRDGDILITGSDGKDDIDLHSDKDELPEKNQDENMILSLIEESNVDLEKLYELIRGKGELTDDLSLMRLSFHKLKKGKTAVTQNILYTLDQFRQKQIANDWEGAIAELKKSYKLGYKHPSLLKMMARLYYKLKKFRAASLIAHRYFLLRPADNSNLFLLSLSFFQIGRISRALETAESLVLRKREHAGYLVHYANILAATGDKTAESFLQRAELSDPDLPSISKLRKKINEKVNPVKYARNDIHASMSAGSR